The DNA region GATGACACCTGAAAATTTATCTCATCGATCGGCTCATCACCGAATAATTTCTTCAACATTGTTGTTAATGGTATGAAGGACTGCCTGTTCAACCAATCCATGGGATTATGTCCACTCCAACCGGACATCTCCATCGTCTTCTCTTCCATAACACCAACTACTTTAAATTGCGTTTCATTAACGATAATATTCTTACCAAGAGCATTTTCCTTACCAAAGAGTGCATCTTTCACCCTTACTCCGATAGCGATTACGCAGGAAGCTTGTTCGATATCGAATTCCGATATAAATCTTCCATCACCGATATGAAAATTCTCAGCATCCTGATACGCAGGAAAGACACCGTTCACAAGAGTGTGGAAGATTTTTTCCTTATACTTCAATCGCAGCCACTTGGAACTTTCCGGACTGAAATGTAACAAATCAGGAAAATAATTTCTGATCACTTTCATATCCTTAAGCATCAAACGCTGTTCATAAATCTGTGAGCGTTCATTAAGATCAAGACTCCACTTTGTATCGATTGACATTTTGAGAACACCACCCCGTTCTTCCAGCCAGCGAATTGACTGCTCACGTCCACCTTGGACCAGTGAAAGCACTGCTATGATTGACATCGTACCGAGTATGACTCCGAGCATCGTTATCAAGGTTCGTCCAACATTGTGGATCATATCGACAATACCGAGTTTGATGTTATATAGGATACTCATGAGCTTACGACTTTCCCATCCCGTAAGGTTACGACACGCTGGGTCATTTTTGCAATATTGCTATCATGCGTAACGACGATAATCGTATGTCCCTGTTCATGAAGATCGGAAAAGATTTTCATAATACTACTTCCTGATGTACTATCAAGATTCCCTGTTGGTTCGTCGGCAAGTATGATCGATGGGTTAT from Candidatus Cloacimonadota bacterium includes:
- a CDS encoding ABC transporter permease, with the translated sequence MSILYNIKLGIVDMIHNVGRTLITMLGVILGTMSIIAVLSLVQGGREQSIRWLEERGGVLKMSIDTKWSLDLNERSQIYEQRLMLKDMKVIRNYFPDLLHFSPESSKWLRLKYKEKIFHTLVNGVFPAYQDAENFHIGDGRFISEFDIEQASCVIAIGVRVKDALFGKENALGKNIIVNETQFKVVGVMEEKTMEMSGWSGHNPMDWLNRQSFIPLTTMLKKLFGDEPIDEINFQVSSVEMVKPTQERLNSFLKALRNGNEIFEVRANSDRLENIEKSSQDTQLILMIVGGISLIVGGIVITNISLASVKERLREIGVRMAVGAKRKDILVQFLIQTTFMSLIGGIIGVIMGISLLRALGKFLSSPTAASPNMIVIALVLSVGVGFIAGFFPALQASRSDPIKILRYE